In Candidatus Zixiibacteriota bacterium, the genomic window ACAAACAGCTTCCTCGGTTTCCTGAAAATCATCCCGTACATGCACCCTAAATGACATAGCAAGCGTAGGAGATTCCCATCGTCCCCAAGGATGTTCATCCCGGCTGATTCTGGCTAATCCCAGAAATGACAGACTTGTCCAACCTTCCTCGAACTCATCATTGACATTAACAAAATCAGCAACATCCCATTCGGTGAAAGGATAATAAACCCGACATGAGGTATCGGCAAACTGGTCGACATATTCCTTATTAATGCCTAATGGAAACATCATGTCCGCAACACATACAGAAGCGTTTTCCCCGGCAATATAAACAGGTATATCGACCCATTCATCGGGAGGAGTATTCATAACATTATTCCATACTCCGCCGTCAAAATCTCCGCCAACCCAAACGTTCAGGTCTGAGGCTGATACGCTAACAAAAAGAGCTAATGCCAAAATAACCAAAATCTTCTTAATCATAACTCACCTCTTCCTATAGTGGTGATTCATTCCCGACACTATTACCCGGGTTGCACAGCTATAAATACCCGGATATTCAGCGCGGATTTTTTAACCCCTTAATAATAACCTTAAACTATTTCTTCATACACACTCCTTTCATTTATGGTCGATGACTGACCTTGGCAAAATTATAATATACACCTATCAAGCTTATACTATTTTAAAGCATAAAGCTTTCGTTTTGTTCCTGTCATTTTTCCTTTGCAATAATGCTTCGGTTAGGTTCCCTCCTTATTGTACTGATTTATATTTAACATCAAAAACTGTGTTTTTATCCATACGCGGATAAACAATTAACTGCCCCTTATAAATCGAGTACGTTTTGT contains:
- a CDS encoding T9SS type A sorting domain-containing protein, which codes for MIKKILVILALALFVSVSASDLNVWVGGDFDGGVWNNVMNTPPDEWVDIPVYIAGENASVCVADMMFPLGINKEYVDQFADTSCRVYYPFTEWDVADFVNVNDEFEEGWTSLSFLGLARISRDEHPWGRWESPTLAMSFRVHVRDDFQETEEAVCDAFGPGLDFYQGDANAGDTLGGAGFGLNQHYCCLMYSPTAIEEDVPIPDDYFLANNYPNPFNPTTTIKYGLPKMSQVSIEIYDILGRRAAVLVNEEQPAGYYQVNWTGDGKSTGMYFYRIHAGDFTETRKMLMLK